One Meiothermus sp. QL-1 DNA segment encodes these proteins:
- a CDS encoding bL17 family ribosomal protein has protein sequence MRHRKAGRKLNRHSAHRVALFRNLAKSLLLSPEGRIVTTIPKAKELVGFVDHLITTAKKAPTLKVPEGVRFTKRRDKDGRELPLKEGERLATPEELAAYARRNHLRRQLLRDLHDPKLVKRLLEEIAPRYADRPGGYTRVLKLALRRRGDGTQLALVELVS, from the coding sequence ATGCGTCACCGCAAAGCTGGTAGAAAACTGAACCGCCACTCGGCGCACCGGGTGGCCCTGTTCCGCAACCTGGCCAAGAGCCTGTTGCTCTCGCCGGAGGGGCGGATTGTCACCACCATTCCCAAGGCCAAGGAGCTGGTGGGCTTTGTGGACCACCTGATTACCACCGCGAAGAAAGCCCCCACCCTCAAGGTGCCGGAGGGGGTTCGCTTTACCAAGCGCCGCGATAAGGATGGGCGCGAGCTGCCCCTGAAGGAGGGCGAGCGCCTGGCCACTCCGGAGGAGCTGGCTGCCTATGCCCGACGCAACCACCTGCGCCGCCAGCTCCTGCGCGACCTGCACGACCCCAAGCTGGTCAAACGTCTTTTGGAAGAGATCGCCCCCCGCTACGCCGACCGCCCAGGGGGCTACACCCGGGTGTTGAAGCTGGCCCTGCGCCGCCGGGGCGATGGCACCCAGCTCGCCCTGGTGGAGCTGGTGAGCTGA
- the infA gene encoding translation initiation factor IF-1, translating into MPKEKDTIRAEGVVSEALPNTTFRVQLDNGPEILCYISGKMRMNYIRILPGDRVVVEITPYDPTRGRIVYRR; encoded by the coding sequence TTGCCCAAGGAGAAGGACACCATTCGTGCAGAGGGTGTGGTCAGTGAGGCCCTGCCCAACACCACCTTCCGGGTGCAGCTTGACAACGGTCCGGAGATACTTTGCTACATCTCCGGCAAGATGCGGATGAACTACATCCGAATTCTGCCGGGCGACCGGGTGGTGGTGGAGATCACCCCCTACGACCCCACCCGCGGGCGGATTGTGTACCGGCGATAG
- a CDS encoding S41 family peptidase, which yields MTLRTALLGLLLGLAPALASPAQSLFDQATFLIGFYYNGPAKVPPFRELRRQYQPELDRLCAAERERCGYDKARQVIERIVKDIGDPFTTLITREELIDDQRYGAGLGPAAPRIGVWVRETPRGLVVTEAFPGEPAHEAGLRRGDLIVQIAGQPATLARLKAAESAQRPISLSYSRQGSPRSLTLTPRVAQASMQPRLELRGNIAYLRVYHLYSSDEFSPAQRIHDAARQAEQAGARGMVIDLRDALTGYDSEALLAAAAFTGGGGFIYDRRFQGQDETHTVENGRLKVKYENGDEEELSALKAPYLAHLPVVVLVNRHTFNSTEMLAYFLQKAGRARVVGEPTAGALGMSGSAEGPLINGEFIAVSSLRMRHLDGSLFPLRVTPDVAMEDDLEALIAGRDVILERALQLLGR from the coding sequence ATGACCCTGCGAACGGCCCTCCTAGGCTTGCTGCTTGGCCTTGCACCGGCGCTGGCCTCGCCCGCCCAGAGTCTCTTCGACCAGGCCACCTTCCTCATCGGCTTCTACTACAACGGCCCGGCCAAGGTCCCTCCCTTCCGCGAACTAAGGCGGCAGTACCAGCCCGAGCTGGACCGGCTCTGCGCCGCTGAGCGCGAGCGCTGCGGCTACGATAAGGCCCGGCAGGTCATCGAGCGCATCGTGAAGGATATCGGCGACCCCTTCACCACCCTTATCACCCGCGAGGAACTGATCGACGACCAGCGCTACGGCGCCGGCCTAGGGCCCGCAGCCCCCCGCATTGGGGTCTGGGTACGCGAGACCCCGAGGGGCTTGGTGGTGACCGAGGCCTTCCCCGGCGAGCCTGCCCACGAAGCGGGCCTCCGGCGGGGCGACCTCATCGTGCAGATTGCCGGCCAGCCCGCCACCCTGGCCCGGCTCAAGGCCGCCGAGAGCGCCCAACGCCCCATCAGCCTCAGCTACAGCCGCCAGGGCAGCCCCCGCAGCCTCACCCTGACCCCCAGGGTCGCCCAGGCCAGCATGCAACCCAGGCTCGAGCTGCGCGGCAACATCGCCTACCTCCGGGTCTACCACCTCTACAGCTCCGATGAGTTCTCCCCCGCCCAGCGCATCCACGACGCGGCCCGCCAGGCCGAGCAGGCCGGGGCCCGGGGCATGGTCATCGACCTGCGCGACGCCCTGACCGGCTACGACTCCGAGGCCCTGCTGGCCGCCGCGGCCTTCACTGGGGGTGGGGGCTTCATCTACGACCGCCGCTTCCAGGGCCAGGACGAGACCCATACCGTGGAAAACGGCCGCTTAAAGGTCAAGTACGAAAACGGCGACGAGGAGGAGCTCAGCGCCCTCAAAGCGCCTTACCTGGCCCACCTGCCGGTGGTGGTGCTGGTCAACCGCCACACCTTCAACTCCACCGAGATGCTGGCCTACTTCCTGCAAAAAGCCGGGCGGGCCCGGGTGGTGGGCGAGCCCACCGCCGGGGCCCTGGGCATGTCGGGCAGCGCTGAAGGCCCCCTCATCAACGGGGAGTTCATCGCGGTCTCCTCGCTGCGCATGCGCCACCTGGACGGCTCCCTTTTCCCCCTGCGGGTTACCCCAGACGTCGCAATGGAAGACGACCTAGAAGCCCTTATCGCTGGACGCGACGTGATTTTGGAGCGCGCCCTGCAACTTCTCGGCAGGTGA
- the map gene encoding type I methionyl aminopeptidase yields the protein MAIYIKSPWEIEKMTKTGQLHTAIFAEVEPHIRPGVSTYELDQLILQAIERVGGKAPQIGYRAGGTVPYPSATCMSVDDVVVHGLPSKRPLREGELLKIDFLFTYDGYTTDMARTYAIGRVSPEAERLMRVTEEAFWVGFELLRPGKRIGDVGAAVQDFVERQHGLWCIREMVGHGVGRELHEDPQVPNYGEPGKGPKLRPGMTLAFEPMVALYPAKMVILQDGWTATVGKGNLAAHYENTVLITESGPRLLTGSQKSMPVGR from the coding sequence ATGGCCATCTACATCAAGTCACCCTGGGAGATTGAGAAGATGACCAAAACCGGTCAGCTCCACACCGCCATTTTTGCCGAGGTGGAGCCCCATATCCGTCCCGGGGTGAGCACCTACGAGCTGGACCAGCTCATCCTGCAGGCCATTGAGCGGGTGGGGGGCAAGGCCCCGCAGATCGGCTACCGGGCAGGGGGCACGGTACCCTATCCCAGCGCGACCTGCATGTCGGTGGACGATGTGGTGGTGCATGGCCTTCCCTCCAAGCGGCCCTTGCGGGAGGGGGAGCTTCTTAAAATCGACTTCCTCTTCACCTACGATGGCTATACCACCGACATGGCCCGGACCTATGCCATTGGCAGGGTTTCTCCGGAGGCTGAGCGGCTCATGCGGGTCACCGAGGAGGCCTTCTGGGTAGGATTTGAGCTTCTGCGTCCGGGAAAACGAATTGGGGATGTGGGTGCAGCGGTACAGGACTTTGTGGAGCGTCAGCACGGTCTGTGGTGCATTCGCGAGATGGTGGGGCACGGGGTGGGCCGTGAACTTCACGAAGATCCCCAGGTGCCCAACTACGGTGAGCCGGGCAAGGGGCCCAAGCTGCGCCCGGGCATGACCCTGGCCTTTGAGCCTATGGTTGCTTTATACCCGGCCAAGATGGTAATATTGCAGGATGGTTGGACGGCCACGGTTGGAAAAGGCAACCTGGCGGCCCACTACGAAAACACGGTCCTCATAACCGAGTCTGGCCCTCGCCTCCTGACGGGGAGCCAGAAGTCTATGCCGGTAGGCCGGTAG
- the bshC gene encoding bacillithiol biosynthesis cysteine-adding enzyme BshC yields MPDALRLFLPFGPEDLPKVLSTPREAPREALGRGLLAYLRRLGAPEESLRAAQQLAHPESRAIVAGQQAGLLTGPAYTFYKAHTALKLAAQHTQPHRPVVAVFWVASQDHDTDEIRQVELLGFEERIYRLALDLPSAHPAGRIPFGPHTGAVCQLLSEFGGDASVRARLCQAMLGEWRFGEVFARMLLEFLGPLGLVVFDPMAPELAPLFIPGLKRELEDPLASAEAINQTARAMRQAGLEPTLGRGEAATNLFLEGEDGRRRLLRYRSGRFEDGTRSYTPAQLEDILAQDPARLTPAAGLRPVLQDSVLPTAGLVVGPGEIRYVAELGGVYALHGLRMPAIIPRLQATVLEPPIIRILQKYRLDPWAFQEDPEGSFKAVLAQQDERVQALRTHLERVRAELEKVRTLLPDPTLARPLHRAQVRIAHEIERLERKVLEGALRQENTTGAQFARLQRHLAPAGPQERTYPFPMYLLKQGEEVLHRLQALPPTGRHLIPLG; encoded by the coding sequence ATGCCGGACGCCCTGCGCCTCTTTCTGCCCTTCGGCCCAGAAGACCTGCCGAAGGTGCTCTCCACTCCCCGGGAGGCCCCGCGCGAGGCTCTGGGCCGGGGGCTTCTGGCCTACTTGAGGCGGCTTGGGGCGCCGGAGGAGAGCCTTCGGGCCGCCCAGCAACTCGCCCACCCCGAGAGCCGGGCCATCGTCGCAGGGCAGCAAGCTGGGCTGCTCACCGGCCCGGCCTACACCTTCTACAAGGCCCACACCGCCTTGAAGCTGGCTGCCCAGCACACCCAGCCCCACCGGCCGGTGGTGGCGGTCTTCTGGGTGGCCTCGCAGGACCACGACACCGACGAAATCCGGCAGGTAGAGCTGCTGGGCTTCGAGGAGCGCATCTACCGCCTGGCGCTTGACCTGCCCTCTGCTCACCCCGCAGGGCGAATTCCCTTTGGCCCCCATACCGGCGCGGTCTGCCAGCTCCTGAGCGAGTTTGGGGGGGATGCCTCGGTGCGGGCCCGGCTGTGCCAAGCCATGCTGGGGGAGTGGCGGTTCGGCGAGGTCTTCGCCCGAATGCTGCTGGAGTTCCTGGGGCCTTTGGGCCTGGTGGTCTTCGACCCCATGGCCCCCGAGCTGGCCCCCCTCTTCATCCCGGGGCTGAAGCGCGAGCTCGAAGACCCTCTGGCCTCCGCCGAGGCCATCAACCAGACCGCCCGGGCCATGCGGCAAGCAGGCCTCGAGCCCACCCTGGGCCGCGGCGAGGCCGCCACCAACCTGTTTTTGGAGGGGGAGGATGGCCGGCGCCGCCTGCTGCGCTACCGCAGCGGCCGCTTTGAGGACGGAACCAGGAGCTACACGCCAGCCCAGCTCGAGGACATCCTGGCCCAGGACCCCGCCCGCCTCACCCCTGCCGCGGGCCTGCGGCCGGTGCTGCAGGACAGCGTGCTGCCCACCGCCGGGCTGGTGGTGGGGCCGGGCGAGATCCGCTACGTGGCCGAGCTGGGGGGGGTCTACGCCCTGCACGGCCTGCGCATGCCTGCAATCATCCCCCGTCTACAGGCAACGGTGCTCGAGCCCCCCATAATCCGCATCCTGCAGAAGTACAGGCTCGACCCCTGGGCCTTCCAGGAAGACCCCGAGGGGAGCTTCAAGGCCGTGCTGGCCCAGCAGGACGAACGTGTACAGGCCCTACGAACCCACCTAGAGCGCGTGCGCGCTGAACTGGAGAAAGTCCGGACCCTGCTGCCCGACCCCACCCTGGCCCGTCCCCTCCACCGGGCCCAGGTGCGCATTGCCCACGAAATCGAGCGCCTGGAGCGCAAGGTGCTGGAGGGGGCCCTGCGCCAGGAAAACACCACCGGTGCCCAGTTTGCCCGCCTGCAACGCCACCTGGCCCCCGCCGGTCCGCAGGAGAGGACCTACCCCTTCCCCATGTACCTGCTCAAACAGGGGGAGGAGGTTCTGCACCGGCTGCAGGCCCTTCCCCCCACCGGCCGGCACCTCATTCCGCTGGGCTGA
- the rpmJ gene encoding 50S ribosomal protein L36 has protein sequence MKVRTSVKRMCDKCKVIRRRGRVYVICEDPTHKQRQG, from the coding sequence ATGAAAGTGCGTACTTCGGTCAAGAGAATGTGCGACAAGTGCAAGGTAATTCGCCGTCGTGGGCGTGTCTACGTGATCTGCGAAGACCCCACCCACAAGCAGCGGCAGGGCTAG
- a CDS encoding Crp/Fnr family transcriptional regulator gives MIPEAIAALSLEARAEAERVFHSFTARRGSYICYPQDEAKTLYYVVDGWVRLFQLGKREEEVTLTVVGAGEIFGEGALLPEGRYGVFAEALVDSELLSASREDLQRLTSRFPEVQMAFVKLLSHRLRKAEERLRDLRFKEVLPRLAKALLTAMRKGEGGLEVTLSHQDLAHLAGSTRETITKVLGELAMSDAIELGYRRILILDPEALRQVAL, from the coding sequence ATGATACCGGAGGCCATCGCCGCCCTGTCCCTGGAGGCCCGCGCCGAGGCCGAGCGGGTCTTCCACAGCTTCACCGCCCGGCGGGGCAGCTACATCTGCTATCCCCAGGACGAGGCCAAAACCCTCTACTACGTGGTGGACGGCTGGGTGCGGCTTTTCCAGCTAGGGAAGCGCGAGGAAGAGGTGACCCTCACCGTGGTGGGGGCGGGGGAGATCTTCGGCGAGGGGGCCCTTCTGCCCGAGGGGCGCTACGGGGTTTTCGCCGAGGCCCTGGTGGACTCAGAGCTGCTCTCGGCCAGCCGTGAGGACCTGCAGCGCCTCACCAGCCGCTTTCCCGAGGTCCAGATGGCCTTCGTAAAGCTGCTCTCCCACCGGCTGCGCAAGGCCGAGGAGCGCCTGCGCGACCTCCGCTTCAAAGAGGTGCTGCCCCGGCTGGCCAAGGCCCTGCTCACGGCCATGCGCAAGGGCGAGGGCGGACTGGAGGTGACCCTTTCCCACCAAGACCTGGCCCACCTGGCAGGTTCCACGCGCGAGACCATCACCAAGGTGCTGGGCGAGCTGGCCATGAGCGATGCCATCGAGCTGGGCTATCGGCGCATCCTGATTCTGGACCCCGAGGCCCTGCGGCAGGTGGCGCTGTGA
- a CDS encoding S41 family peptidase, with amino-acid sequence MRKVLATLALLLAPVLASPAQDLFDQASFYLEFYYNGPSTLSLKELTARYQGELERVCAPRRESCPYDQAVPVIQRMIEELRDNHTYYLSPEALRSARESRQGNAPSRTLRIGITHVPIPGSRDRLIVDVVEGGPADEAGLQYGDRIIAVNGRPLNELPDENQAAQFLVQAVQSGRPVVLTILRGPERQRLEITLTGREINLARFPSLKLRPDGVAVLRIPDFDAQGQVGRRVHELVREAQQKGARAMILELRGNSGGLLNEMILAAAAFLDEAYVALSDRYQTERTEFRIRDGRLTITRNGQTESANLPFLARWRGPLAVLIDENTASGGEYLAAAIQKARVAPLIGVPTLGIGNTTTRPFNLINGGALSISYNRAYFADGTPYPERALPDIVVQSSIEQLANTGRDLPFEKALEALGIRAGNR; translated from the coding sequence ATGCGGAAAGTTCTGGCCACCCTGGCGCTTCTGCTGGCCCCGGTTCTGGCCTCGCCCGCCCAGGACCTCTTTGACCAGGCCAGCTTCTACCTGGAGTTCTACTACAACGGACCCTCCACCCTCAGCCTCAAGGAGCTCACCGCCCGCTACCAAGGGGAGCTGGAGCGGGTCTGCGCCCCAAGGAGGGAGAGCTGCCCCTATGACCAGGCTGTGCCGGTTATCCAGCGCATGATCGAGGAGCTCAGGGACAACCACACCTACTACCTGAGCCCCGAGGCCCTGCGCAGCGCGCGCGAAAGCCGCCAGGGCAACGCCCCCTCCCGCACCCTGCGCATCGGCATCACCCACGTGCCCATCCCAGGCTCCCGCGACCGGCTGATCGTGGACGTGGTGGAGGGAGGCCCTGCCGATGAGGCCGGCCTCCAGTACGGCGACCGCATCATCGCCGTCAACGGTCGCCCCCTAAATGAGCTTCCCGACGAAAACCAGGCCGCCCAGTTCCTGGTGCAGGCCGTGCAGAGCGGACGACCTGTGGTCCTCACCATCCTTCGGGGCCCCGAACGGCAGCGGCTGGAGATCACCCTCACCGGGCGGGAGATCAACCTGGCCCGCTTCCCCTCGCTCAAGCTCCGGCCCGACGGGGTGGCCGTTCTCCGTATCCCCGACTTCGACGCCCAGGGCCAGGTGGGCCGAAGGGTGCACGAGCTGGTGCGCGAGGCCCAGCAGAAGGGAGCCCGGGCCATGATTCTGGAGCTGCGGGGCAACTCCGGCGGTCTTCTCAACGAGATGATTCTAGCCGCCGCGGCCTTCCTGGACGAGGCCTACGTGGCCCTCTCCGACCGCTATCAGACCGAGCGCACCGAGTTCCGTATCCGCGATGGGCGCCTGACCATCACCCGCAACGGCCAGACCGAAAGCGCCAACCTACCTTTCCTAGCCCGCTGGCGGGGACCCCTGGCCGTGCTTATCGACGAGAACACCGCCTCGGGCGGGGAGTACCTGGCCGCAGCCATCCAAAAAGCCCGGGTCGCCCCCCTGATCGGGGTGCCCACCCTGGGTATTGGCAACACCACCACCCGCCCCTTCAACCTGATCAACGGCGGGGCCCTAAGCATTTCCTACAACCGGGCCTACTTTGCCGACGGCACCCCATATCCCGAGCGGGCTCTTCCCGACATCGTGGTACAGAGCTCCATAGAGCAGCTGGCCAACACCGGGCGCGACCTTCCCTTCGAGAAGGCCCTGGAGGCGCTGGGAATTCGGGCGGGCAATCGCTAA
- a CDS encoding DNA-directed RNA polymerase subunit alpha → METTKTKAPVFNARIDGNYGEFVLEPLERGFGVTLGNPLRRILLSSIPGTAVTSVYIEDVLHEFSPIPGVKEDAMQLILNLKELVVRFAQPGSGPKILTLRATGPRVIYARDLECPPDAEVVNPDLYLATLEEKGKLVMEIRVDEGVGYVPAEKHGIKDRISSIPVDALYSPVRRVAYQVEDTRLGQRTDLDKLTLRVWTNGAISPMDALQRAVTILREQLSFFDQSPVMRLESKPAAAAPAQPSQPAPPPPSRAVGLTLEDLGLTTRVLHNLKEEGIESVESLLALSEKELKKVPGIGDRSLQEIKDCLAQHGLSIRE, encoded by the coding sequence TTGGAAACCACCAAGACCAAAGCCCCTGTCTTCAATGCCCGTATTGACGGCAACTACGGCGAATTCGTGCTCGAGCCCCTCGAGCGGGGCTTCGGCGTGACTTTGGGGAACCCTCTGCGTCGCATTCTCCTCTCCTCAATTCCGGGCACCGCTGTCACCAGCGTGTACATCGAGGATGTGCTGCATGAATTCTCCCCAATCCCTGGGGTCAAGGAGGACGCCATGCAGCTCATCCTGAACCTCAAGGAGCTGGTGGTGCGCTTCGCACAGCCGGGCAGCGGGCCCAAGATCCTGACCCTGCGGGCCACCGGGCCCAGGGTGATTTACGCCCGCGACCTCGAGTGCCCCCCCGATGCCGAGGTTGTCAACCCCGACCTCTACCTCGCTACGCTAGAAGAGAAGGGCAAGCTGGTGATGGAGATTCGGGTAGACGAGGGGGTGGGGTATGTGCCGGCCGAGAAGCATGGGATCAAGGACCGCATCTCCTCGATTCCTGTGGACGCTCTTTACTCCCCGGTGCGCCGGGTGGCCTACCAGGTGGAGGATACCCGGCTGGGCCAGCGCACCGACCTGGACAAGCTGACCCTGCGGGTCTGGACCAACGGGGCCATCTCGCCCATGGACGCTCTTCAGCGGGCGGTGACCATTTTGCGTGAGCAGCTCAGCTTCTTCGACCAGTCGCCGGTCATGCGCCTGGAGTCCAAGCCCGCCGCTGCGGCCCCTGCCCAACCCTCCCAACCGGCTCCGCCGCCCCCCTCCAGGGCGGTGGGGTTGACCCTGGAGGACCTGGGTCTGACCACGCGGGTGCTCCATAACCTCAAGGAAGAGGGGATTGAGAGCGTGGAGAGCCTATTGGCGCTCTCCGAAAAGGAGCTCAAAAAGGTACCGGGGATTGGCGATCGCAGCCTGCAGGAGATCAAGGACTGCCTGGCCCAGCACGGGCTGAGCATAAGGGAGTAG
- a CDS encoding adenylate kinase, which translates to MAEAVIFLGPPGAGKGTQAKRLAADLGFRQLSTGEILRSHVARGTELGRLAKPLMDAGKLVPDEIILGIIGEELAAMPNPRVIFDGFPRTLAQAEALDRLLAERQIRLLGVLLVTAPEEELIRRLLGRAQQEGRSDDNEETIRARMVEYRQKTQPLVDYYARTGSLKEINGLGQVEEVYQAIQAALGLRA; encoded by the coding sequence ATGGCAGAGGCGGTGATTTTTCTAGGCCCCCCCGGAGCGGGCAAGGGCACCCAGGCCAAACGGTTGGCGGCTGACCTGGGCTTCAGGCAGCTCTCCACCGGGGAGATTCTCCGCAGCCATGTGGCCCGCGGCACCGAGCTGGGCAGGCTGGCCAAGCCCCTCATGGACGCGGGCAAGCTGGTTCCAGACGAAATTATTCTGGGTATCATCGGCGAGGAACTGGCCGCGATGCCCAACCCCCGGGTCATCTTCGACGGTTTTCCCCGGACCCTGGCCCAGGCCGAGGCTTTGGACAGGTTGCTGGCTGAGCGGCAGATTCGTCTGCTGGGGGTTTTGCTGGTAACGGCCCCTGAGGAGGAGCTGATCCGACGCCTTTTAGGCCGGGCCCAGCAGGAGGGGCGCTCGGACGACAACGAGGAGACCATCCGGGCCCGTATGGTGGAGTACCGCCAGAAGACCCAGCCTTTGGTGGACTACTACGCCCGCACCGGGAGCCTGAAGGAAATCAACGGTCTGGGTCAGGTGGAAGAGGTCTATCAGGCTATCCAGGCAGCGCTGGGGCTTCGGGCTTAG
- the rpsD gene encoding 30S ribosomal protein S4 gives MGRYRGPIVKVARHLGVNIAETEKVQKYLDRRPYAPGQHGQKRKGRPSDYAVRLREKQKLRFIYNLSETQFRNLFEEASRKKGVTGTVFLQLLESRLDNVVFRMGIASTRRQARQFVRHGHILVNGRRVTLPGYRLRPGDEVRVSERAKKMEFIIQNVERFKNRKAFPWLEFNPETMTGKFLRLPEREMLSLPVNEQLVIEFYSR, from the coding sequence ATGGGTCGCTATAGAGGACCAATCGTAAAAGTGGCGCGTCACCTTGGGGTGAACATCGCCGAGACCGAGAAGGTACAGAAGTATCTTGACCGCCGCCCGTACGCTCCTGGCCAGCATGGGCAGAAGCGCAAGGGACGCCCTTCCGACTACGCGGTGCGCCTGCGTGAAAAGCAGAAGCTGCGCTTCATCTACAACCTGTCGGAGACCCAGTTCCGCAACCTCTTTGAGGAGGCCAGCCGCAAGAAGGGGGTGACGGGCACCGTCTTCCTGCAGCTCCTGGAGAGCCGGCTGGACAACGTGGTCTTCCGCATGGGGATTGCCTCCACCCGGCGCCAAGCCCGGCAGTTTGTGCGCCACGGGCACATCCTGGTCAACGGGCGCCGGGTAACCCTCCCGGGCTACCGGCTTAGGCCGGGGGATGAGGTGAGGGTTTCGGAGCGGGCCAAGAAGATGGAGTTCATCATTCAAAACGTCGAGCGCTTCAAGAACCGCAAGGCCTTCCCCTGGCTCGAGTTCAACCCCGAGACCATGACCGGCAAATTCCTGCGCCTACCTGAGCGGGAGATGCTCTCGTTGCCGGTCAACGAGCAGCTCGTGATCGAGTTCTACTCCCGATAG
- the rpsM gene encoding 30S ribosomal protein S13: protein MARIAGVEIPRNKRVDVALTYIYGIGPARAKEALEATQVNPATRVKDLTEAEVARLREFVEGKYKLEGELRAEVAANIKRLMDIGCYRGLRHRRGMPVRGQRTRTNARTRKGPRKTVAGKKKAPRK, encoded by the coding sequence ATGGCGCGTATCGCAGGTGTGGAGATCCCCCGCAACAAGCGCGTGGATGTGGCCCTGACCTACATCTACGGAATCGGCCCGGCCCGGGCCAAGGAGGCCCTGGAAGCGACCCAAGTGAACCCTGCCACCCGGGTAAAGGACCTGACCGAGGCCGAGGTGGCCCGCTTGCGCGAGTTTGTGGAGGGTAAGTACAAGCTCGAGGGCGAGCTGCGGGCTGAGGTGGCCGCCAACATCAAGCGGCTGATGGATATCGGTTGCTACCGGGGTCTGCGTCACCGCCGGGGGATGCCGGTGCGGGGACAGCGCACCCGCACCAATGCCCGTACCCGCAAAGGGCCCCGCAAAACGGTGGCAGGGAAGAAGAAAGCGCCCCGCAAGTAA
- a CDS encoding SpoIID/LytB domain-containing protein: MVRPLALCFALLGVALGQQDLLLRALLLEAASAQVLIGPHQRVGAGGSLAQGGGAFRVWAGSGGVVVEGQEVGPWVEFAAPEGFSLNGRSYRGHLLVVAQEGRLLFINRVWLEDYLLGVVPAEVPASFPEAVLQAQAILARTFALYRLNPQGLYDLCASERCQVYLGRAAESPRHTQAVLATRGLIVSHNQRPITAVYHADSGGYTASASEVWGNSLPYLQARPDPYAQSPHSTWSRSLTPEAVARGLAGLGLSVGSVQTVAPILYSESGRPLRLRVVGSQGALELDAVQATRLLRGLGLPSTRVRFEGFWVYGQGSGHGVGLSQWGARGLALLGWDFRQILGYYYPGTFLSSFEVVEGVRTGWLALEPAPPGF, from the coding sequence ATGGTGCGTCCTCTTGCCCTCTGCTTTGCGCTGCTGGGGGTAGCCCTGGGCCAACAGGACCTGCTTTTGCGGGCGCTGCTGCTGGAGGCGGCCTCAGCCCAGGTGCTGATAGGCCCGCACCAACGGGTGGGGGCTGGGGGCAGCCTGGCCCAGGGGGGCGGGGCTTTCCGGGTCTGGGCTGGCAGCGGCGGGGTGGTGGTGGAGGGCCAGGAGGTGGGGCCCTGGGTGGAGTTCGCTGCCCCAGAGGGCTTCAGCCTGAACGGTCGCAGCTACCGCGGCCACCTGCTGGTGGTGGCCCAGGAGGGCCGGCTGCTCTTCATCAACCGGGTCTGGCTCGAGGACTACCTGCTGGGCGTGGTGCCTGCCGAGGTGCCGGCCTCCTTCCCCGAGGCTGTCCTCCAGGCCCAGGCCATCCTGGCCCGCACCTTCGCCCTCTATCGCCTCAACCCCCAGGGGCTCTACGACCTCTGCGCCTCCGAGCGCTGCCAGGTCTATCTGGGCCGTGCCGCCGAGAGCCCCAGGCACACCCAGGCCGTGCTGGCCACCCGCGGGCTCATCGTAAGCCACAACCAAAGGCCCATCACCGCGGTCTACCACGCCGACTCAGGGGGCTACACCGCCTCGGCAAGCGAGGTTTGGGGAAATAGCCTCCCCTACCTGCAAGCCCGCCCCGACCCCTACGCCCAAAGCCCCCACAGCACCTGGAGCCGCTCCCTTACCCCCGAGGCGGTGGCCCGGGGGCTGGCAGGGCTCGGCCTTTCAGTGGGCAGCGTGCAGACTGTTGCCCCAATCCTCTACAGCGAAAGCGGCCGGCCTTTGCGGCTTAGGGTGGTTGGAAGCCAGGGGGCGCTCGAGCTGGACGCAGTGCAGGCCACCCGGCTGCTGCGCGGGCTGGGGCTGCCCTCCACCCGGGTGCGCTTCGAAGGGTTCTGGGTCTACGGCCAGGGCAGCGGCCATGGGGTAGGCCTGAGCCAGTGGGGGGCCCGGGGGCTGGCCCTTCTGGGCTGGGACTTTCGCCAGATCCTGGGCTACTACTACCCAGGAACCTTCCTGAGCAGCTTCGAGGTGGTGGAAGGGGTGCGGACCGGGTGGCTCGCCCTTGAGCCCGCCCCTCCTGGCTTTTAG
- the rpsK gene encoding 30S ribosomal protein S11, giving the protein MAEKKTTGRKKKVKRQVPSGKAFIHASYNNTIVTITDPEGNPVTWSSGGVIGYKGSRKGTPYAAQLAAMDAAKKAQGFGMTSVEVVVRGTGAGREQAIRALQASGLQVRSIVDDTPVPHNGCRPRKKFRKAV; this is encoded by the coding sequence ATGGCCGAGAAGAAAACTACAGGTCGGAAGAAAAAGGTCAAGCGTCAGGTGCCCTCTGGGAAGGCCTTTATCCACGCTTCGTACAACAACACCATCGTCACCATAACCGACCCCGAGGGTAACCCGGTCACCTGGTCCTCGGGTGGGGTGATTGGCTACAAGGGCAGCCGCAAGGGCACCCCATACGCCGCCCAGCTTGCCGCTATGGATGCGGCCAAGAAGGCCCAGGGCTTTGGCATGACCAGCGTGGAGGTGGTGGTGCGGGGTACCGGGGCGGGCCGTGAGCAGGCCATACGGGCCTTGCAGGCCAGCGGGTTGCAGGTGCGCTCAATTGTGGATGACACGCCGGTGCCCCACAACGGCTGCCGCCCGCGCAAGAAGTTTCGCAAAGCGGTCTAG